The following coding sequences are from one Chaetodon trifascialis isolate fChaTrf1 chromosome 24, fChaTrf1.hap1, whole genome shotgun sequence window:
- the LOC139352068 gene encoding NLR family CARD domain-containing protein 3-like: protein MKEEELAEHLQSRSPAFCQRKLKCNLKEKFQCVFEGIAKAGKRTLLNQIYTELFLTEGGTGQVNDEHEIRQIETASRKPHGPETTVRQEDIFKASPGRDEPIRTVMTKGVAGIGKTVLTQKFTLDWAEGKAHQDIQFMFPFTFRELNVLKEKKFSFVELVHHFFPETKEAGICRFEEFRVLFIFDGLDECRLPLDFTNNEILTDITKSTSVDVLLTNLIRRKLLPSALLWITTRPAAANQIPPECVDMVTEVRGFTDEQKGEYFRKRFRDKEQANRIISHIKTSRSLHIMCHIPVFCWITATVLEDVMKTRNEGQLPKTLTQMYIHFLVVQLKLKSIKYDGRADSDPQWTPESRKMIESLGKLAFEQLQKGNLIFYQSDLTECGIDIRAASVYSGVFTQIFKEERGLYQGKVFCYVHLSVQEFLAALHVHLTFIKSGVNLLSEEQRTWWAKQFRNELTHLHQSAVDKAFQSPNGHLDLFLRFLLGLSLQTNQILLQGLLTQTGRDSKTNQFTVEYIKKKIEETPSAEKCINLFHCLNELNDRSLVDQIQQSLSSGKFSTDKLSPAQWSALVFILLSSEKDLEVFDLKKFSASEEALLRLLPVVKASNKALLSGCNLSERSCEVLSSVLRSPSLRELDLSNNNLQDSGVKLLFAGLKSPHCALETLRLSGCLITEEGCVSLASALRSNPSHLRELDLSYNHPGDSGVKLLSAGLEDPHWRLDTLRVEPAGVRWLRPSLRKYSRELKLDTNTVNRNIKLSDNNRTMTHVEEDQSYPDHPDRFDQCPQVLCGTGLTGRCYWEVEWTGEIDISVSYRRIRRKGDGRECVFGENDQSWRLYCSDGHDSVCHNNRRTSISSSCSSSSVSHRVGVYVDCSAGTLSFYRVSSDSLIHLHTFNTTFTEPLYPGFGFRFWSGSSVSLCPL from the exons atgaaggaggaggagctggctgagcatctgcagagca gaagtcctgcTTTTTGTCAGCGTAAACTTAAATGTAACCTGAAGGAGaagttccagtgtgtgtttgaggggatcGCTAAAGCAGGAAAGCGGACCCTCCTGAATCAGATCTACACAGAGCTCTTCctcacagagggagggactggaCAGGTCAATGATGAACATGAGATCAGACAGATTGAAACAGCATCCAGGAAACCACATGGACCAGAAACCACAGTCAGACAAGAAGACATCTTTAAAGCCTCACCTGGACGAgatgaaccaatcagaacagtgatgacaaagggAGTGGCTGGCATTGGGAAGACGGTCTTAACACAgaagttcactctggactgggctGAAGGCAAAGCCCACCAGGACATACAATTCATGTTTCCATTcactttcagagagctgaatgtgctgaaagagaaaaagttcagctttgtggaacttgttcatcacttctttcctgaaaccaaagaagcaggaatctgcaggtttgaagagTTCAGGGTTTTGTTCATCTTTGATGGTCTGGATGAGTGTCGACTTCCTCTGGACTTCACCAACAATGAGATCCTGACTGATATTACAaagtccacctcagtggatgtgctgctgacaaacctcatcaggaggaaactgcttccctctgctctcctctggatAACCACccgacctgcagcagccaatcagatccctcctgagtgtgttgacatggtgacagaggtcagagggttcactgatgaacagaaggGCGAGTACTTCAGGAAGAGGTTCAGAGACAAGGAGCAGGCCAACAGAATCATCTCCCACATCAAGACATCACgaagcctccacatcatgtgccacatcccggtcttctgctggatcactgctacagttctggaggatgtgatgaagaccaGAAATGAAGGACAGCTGCCCAAGACCCTGACTCAGATgtacatccacttcctggtggTTCAGTTGAAACTGAAGAGCATCAAGTATGATGGAAGAGCTGATTCAGATCCACAGTGGActccagagagcaggaagatgattgagtctctgggaaaactggcttttgagcagctgcagaaaggaaacctgatcttctaccaatcagacctgacagagtgtggcatcgatatcagagcagcctcagtgtactcaggagtgttcacacagatcttcaaagaggagagaggactgtacCAGGGCAAGGTGTTCTGCTATGTCCATCTGAGTGTTCAGGAGTTCctggctgctcttcatgtccatCTGACCTTCATCAAGTCTGGAGTCAATCTGCTGTCAGAAGAACAAAGAACCTGGTGGGCTAAACAATTTAGAAATGAACTAACACATCTCCACCAGAGTGCAGTGGACAAGGCCTTTCAGAGTCCAAATGGACACCTGGACTTGTTCCTCCGATTCCTCCTGGGTCTTTCACTGCAGACTAATCAGATTCTCCTACAAGgcctgctgacacagacaggaagagactcaAAAACCAATCAGTTCACGGTTGAAtacatcaagaagaagattgaagagactccctctgcagagaaatgcatcaatctgttccactgtctgaatgaactgaatgatcGTTCTCTAGTGGATCAGATCCAACAGTCTCTGAGTTCAGGAAAATTCTCCACAGAtaaactgtctcctgctcagtggtcagctctggtcttcatcTTACTGTCATCAGAAAAAGATCTGGAGGTGTTTGACCTGAAAAAATTCTCTGCTTCAGAGGAGGCtcttctgaggctgctgccagtggtCAAAGCCTCCAACAAAGCTCT actgagtggctgtaacctctcagagagaagctgtgaagttttgtcctcagtcctcagatccCCCAGTCTaagagagctggacctgagtaacaacaacctgcaggattcaggagtgaagctgttGTTTGCTGGACTGAagagtccacactgtgcactggaaaCTCTCAG gctgtcaggctgtctgatcacagaggaaggctgtgtttctctggcctcagctctgagatccaacccctcccatctgagagagctggacctgagctacaatcatccaggagactcaggagtgaagctgctgtcggCTGGACTGGAGGATCCTCACTGGAGACTGGACACGCTCAG ggtggagcctgctggagtcCGATGGTTGAGACCAAGTCTGAGGaagt attcccgtgaactcaaactggacacaaacacagtgaacagaaacatcaaactgtctgacaacaacaggacGATGACACATGTGGAGGAGGATCAGTCATATCCTGATCATCCAGACAGGTTTGACCAGTGTCCTCAGGTGCTGTGTGgaactggtctgactggtcgCTGTTACTGGGAGGTCGAGTGGACAGGAGAGATTGATATATCAGTGAGTTACAGAAGAATCAGAAGGAAAGGAGatgggagagagtgtgtgtttggagagaaTGATCAGTCCTGGAGACTATACTGCTCTGATGGTCACGACTCTGTCTGTCACAATAACAGAAGaacatccatctcctcctcctgctcctcctcctctgtctctcacagagtaggagtgtatgtggactgttctgctggcactctgtccttctacagagtctcctctgactcactgatccaccttcacaccttcaacaccacATTTACTGAACCTCTTTATCCTGGTTTTGGGTTCAGGTTCTGGTCTGgttcctcagtgtctctgtgtcctctgtag